A portion of the Betta splendens chromosome 2, fBetSpl5.4, whole genome shotgun sequence genome contains these proteins:
- the supt16h gene encoding FACT complex subunit SPT16, producing the protein MAVNLDKEAYYRRIKRLYSNWKKGEDEFGKVDAVVVSVGVDEEIVYAKSTAIQTWLFGYELTDTIMVFCDTKILFLASKKKVDFLKQLTITKGNENANGVPPITLLTREKNESNKGNFDKMIEAIRGSKEGKTVGVFSKDKFPGEYMKSWNDTINAEGLEKVDISAVVAYTMAVKEDGELGLMKKAAAITSEVYSKFFKERVMEIVDADEKVRHSKLAESVEKAIEEKKYLCGADPSTVEMCYPPIIQSGGNYSLKFSVVSDKNHMHFGAITCAMGIRYKSYCSNLVRTLMVDPSQEMQDNYNFLLQVEEELLKELKHGVKISDAYNAVLDYVKKEKSDLVAKLTKNIGFAMGIEFREGSLVLNAKNQFKLKKGMVLSISLGFSDLINKEAKKDEHKKYALFIGDTIQINEEEAATILTPVKKKIKNVGIFLKNDDEEDEEEEGDDAEELLGKGARSAALLADRTRNEMTAEEKRRAHQKELANHLNEEAKRRLTEQKGEQQIHKARKSNVSYKNMSQMPREKDIRDMKIFIDKKYETVVMPVFGIATPFHIATIKNISMSVEGDYTYLRINFYVPGSSLGRQEGNIFPNPDATFVKEITYRASNLKAPGDTSVPSTNLQNAFRIIKEVQKRYKTREAEEKEKEGIVKQDSLVINLNRSNPKLKDLYIRPNIAQKRMQGSLEAHTNGFRFTSVRGDKVDILYNNIKHAIFQPCDGEMIIVLHFHLKNAIMFGKRRHTDVQFYTEVGEITTDLGKHQHMHDRDDLYAEQMEREMRHKLKSAFKNFIEKVETLTKEELEFEVPFRDLGFQGAPYRSTCLLQPTSSSLVNVTEWPPFVVTLDEVELVHFERVQFHLKNFDVVIIYKDYSKKVTMINAVPVNSLDPIKEWLNSCDIKYTEGVQSLNWTKIMKTIVDDPEGFFEQGGWSFLDPESEGSGGEEDSESEMEDETFNPSADEEEEEEEDSDEDYSSETEDSDYSASLGSEEESGKDWDELEEEARKADRESHYEDEDTSNRKRKVRPSAPPPSKKKRRS; encoded by the exons ATGGCGGTAAACCTGGACAAGGAAGCGTATTACCGCCGGATCAAGAGGTTGTACAGCAACTGGAAG AAAGGAGAGGATGAGTTTGGTAAAGTCGACGCTGTCGTGGTTTCCGTCGGGGTGGATGAGGAGATTGTCTACGCTAAATCCACGGCCATACAG ACCTGGCTGTTTGGCTACGAATTGACAGACACCATCATGGTGTTCTGTGACACCAAAATCCTTTTCCTGGCCAGCAAGAAGAAGGTGGATTTTCTCAAACAGCTGACTATAACGAAGGGCAACGAGAACGCCAACGGTGTCCCACCCATCACTCTGCTAACCAGGGAAAAG AATGAAAGCAACAAGGGCAACTTTGACAAAATGATTGAGGCGATCAGAGGCAGCAAAGAAGGAAAGACAGTGGGGGTCTTTAGCAAGGACAAGTTCCCTGGAGAGTACATGAAGAGCTGGAATGACACCATCAATGCAGAAGGACTGGAGAAG GTGGACATCAGTGCTGTGGTGGCGTACACGATGGCAGTAAAGGAGGATGGAGAGCTCGGCCTGATGAAAAAGGCAGCAGCCATCACCAGCGAGGTTTACTCCAAGTTCTTCAAGGAGCGTGTGATGGAGATTGTAGATGCAGATGAG AAAGTACGCCACAGCAAACTGGCAGAGTCTGTGGAGAAGGCCATTGAGGAAAAGAAGTACCTGTGTGGGGCTGATCCCTCCACAGTGGAGATGTGTTACCCTCCCATCATTCAGAGCGGAGGAAACTACAGCCTCAAGTTCAGCGTCGTCAG TGATAAGAACCACATGCACTTCGGCGCCATCACGTGTGCCATGGGGATCCGCTACAAGTCGTACTGCTCCAACCTGGTGAGGACCCTCATGGTGGACCCCTCCCAGGAGATGCAGGACAACTAcaacttcctgctgcaggtggaggaggagctgctgaaagaGCTCAAACACG GCGTGAAGATCAGTGACGCTTACAACGCTGTGCTTGATTACGTGAAGAAGGAGAAATCGGACCTCGTAGCAAAGCTGACGAAGAACATCGG CTTTGCAATGGGAATTGAGTTTAGAGAAGGGTCCTTGGTCTTAAACGCTAAAAACCAGTTCAAGCTGAAAAAAG gCATGGTTCTGAGTATCAGCTTGGGTTTTTCTGACCTCATAAATAAGGAAGCTAAGAAGGACGAGCATAAAAAGTATGCCTTGTTTATCGGCGACACAATACAAATCAATGAG GAAGAGGCAGCAACGATTCTCACACCAGTcaagaaaaagataaaaaacGTGGGAATTTTCTTAAAG aatgacgatgaggaggatgaagaggaggaaggtgatgatgctgaggagctgctggggaAGGGAGCTCGGAGCGCGGCGCTGCttgcagacagaaccaga AACGAGATGACGGCGGAGGAGAAGAGGCGGGCTCATCAGAAGGAGTTGGCCAATCATTTGAATGAGGAGGCCAAGCGGCGTCtgacagagcagaaaggagagCAGCAGATCCACAA GGCCAGAAAATCAAATGTGTCTTATAAGAACATGTCTCAGATGCCCAGAGAAAAAGACATCAGAGACATGAAAATCTTCATCGACAAGAAGTACGAGACTGTCGTCATGCCCGTCTTTGGTATCGCCACACCATTCCACATCGCCACCATCAAG AACATTAGTATGTCAGTAGAAGGAGACTACACCTACCTGAGGATCAACTTCTACGTCCCTGGCAGCTCTCTAGGCCGACAGGAGGGAAATATCTTCCCCAATCCAGACGCCACATTTGTTAAAGAGat CACGTACCGAGCATCCAACCTGAAGGCTCCCGGCGACACGTCAGTGCCTTCCACCAACCTGCAGAACGCGTTCCGCATCATCAAAGAGGTGCAGAAGCGCTACAAGACACGAGAggcagaagagaaggagaaggagggcaTCGTCAAGCAGGACTCGCTGGTCATTAACCTCAACCGCAGCAACCCCAAGCTCAAAGACCTTTACATCAGACCCAACATCGCACAGAAGAGGATGCAGGGATCACTGGAGGCACACACCAACG GTTTCCGTTTCACGTCGGTCCGCGGTGATAAAGTGGACATTCTTTACAACAACATCAAACACGCCATCTTCCAGCCATGTGACGGGGAGATGATCATCGTCCTGCATTTCCATCTCAAA aACGCCATCATGTTCGGTAAGCGACGCCACACAGACGTCCAGTTTTACACAGAGGTCGGCGAGATCACCACAGACTTGGGCAAACACCAACATATGCACGATCGGGACGACTTGTACGCCGAGCAGATGGAGCGGGAGATGCGGCATAAGCTGAAGTCGGCCTTCAAGAACTTCATCGAGAAGGTGGAGACACTGacgaaggaggagctggagttcGAGGTGCCCTTCAGAGACCTTGG GTTCCAGGGTGCCCCCTACAGGAGTACCTGCTTGTTACAACCCACGTCCAGCTCCCTTGTCAATGTTACTGAGTGG CCGCCGTTTGTTGTCACTCTGGATGAGGTGGAGCTCGTCCACTTTGAGCGTGTCCAGTTCCACCTTAAGAATTTTGATGTGGTCATCATCTACAAGGACTACAGCAAGAAGGTCACCATGATCAACGCGGTGCCTGTTAACTCGCTGGACCCCATCAAAGAGTGGCTCAA CTCATGTGACATCAAGTACACAGAGGGAGTTCAGTCTCTGAACTGGACTAAAATTATGAAGACCATCGTGGACGACCCAGAGGGCTTCTTTGAGCAGGGAGGCTGGTCTTTCTTGGACCCAGAGAGTGAG GGAAGTGGTGGAGAGGAAGATTCAGAGTCAGAAATGGAGGACGAGACGTTCAACCCATCggcagatgaagaggaggaggaagaggaagacagcGACGAAGATTACAGTTCAGAAACTGAGGACTCTG actACAGCGCGTCACTgggcagtgaggaggagagcggcaAAGACTGggatgagctggaggaagaagccAGAAAAG CTGACAGAGAGAGTCATTATGAGGACGAGGACACCTCCAACAGGAAGAGAAAGGTTCGgccatcagctcctccacccAGCAAGAAGAAGCGACGATCCTAA
- the tox4b gene encoding TOX high mobility group box family member 4b isoform X2, which translates to MEFPGGSDNYLTITGSSHPFLSSSETFHTPSLGDEEFEIPPISLDPDSALTVSDVVSHFGELSDTGHSDSVVVPRNSVVEGNDPSFASPFVTTPSQGLEHLSLGVMNTSGGSTLLASSLGMDLGHPISSQFSSSSPVTIDVPLGDMGQGLLGSNQLTTIDQSELSTQLGLGLGGGNMLQRPPSPEHPLSATASPTSSLQDDDMDDFRRSVLVESPVSLAVSPGVISLDTSLPDSPISTQSSSVSPAIGRKGGAGGGKKAKKKRDPNEPQKPVSAYALFFRDTQAAIKGQNPNATFGEVSKIVASMWDSLGEEQKQVYKRKNEAAKKDYLKALAEYRASQVSEGPIEVMDTAPSPPPPAPAPTITATPTIPAARPTRSQHYNPEENTITNICTSNIILDLPQVTTRSRTGAIKPQPLPPATPPNPPTVTKIIIKHTQLPSGAVSITATPATSPRQPPPLQQMQSTPPPPRLQQMVHAQAPPPLQAKPRGGGAAAATAPPPLQIKVVPSSRQSDSSAPVIVTMGEKPSLVSSSSGVTLGVGEAAAVGGGEEVEEGMEVEVNVTPGPSVTPSASPNICMRAGCNNPAVESKDWDKEYCSNECVATHCRDVFMAWCAIRGQNSTTVT; encoded by the exons ATGGAG ttCCCTGGAGGCAGTGACAACTACCTGACTATTACTGGGTCCAGCCATCCCTTCCTCTCGTCTTCAGAG ACCTTCCACACTCCCAGCCTTGgagatgaggagtttgaaatcCCTCCCATCTCTCTGGATCCAGACTCGGCCCTCACCGTGTCGGACGTTGTGTCCCATTTTGGGGAGCTGTCGGACACGGGGCACTCCGACAGCGTGGTGGTACCTAGGAACTCTGTGGTGGAAGGGAATGACCCCTCCTTCGCCTCCCCTTTCGTCACCACCCCCTCGCAGGGGTTGGAGCACCTGAGTCTGGGAGTCATGAACACGTCGGGGGGGAGTACGCTGCTGGCATCATCGCTGGGAATG GATCTCGGCCATCCCATCAGCTCtcagttcagcagctcctccccgGTGACCATCGACGTCCCGCTGGGTGACATGGGTCAGGGTTTGCTGGGGTCCAACCAGCTGACCACTATCGACCAGTCAGAGCTCAGCACCCAACTGGGGCTTGGCCTCGGCGGCGGGAACATGCTGCAGCGCCCTCCGTCGCCCGAGCACCCTCTGTCGGCCACGGCGTCGCCCACCAGCTCGCTCCAGGACGACGACATGGATGATTTTAGAAGG AGTGTCCTAGTTGAATCTCCAGTTTCTCTGGCTGTCTCTCCTGGAGTCATCTCCCTCGACACATCCCTGCCCGACTCCCCGATCTCCACCCAGTCGTCCAGTGTCTCACCAGCTAttgggaggaaaggaggagcaggaggagggaagaaggcgaagaagaagagagacCCCAACGAGCCTCAAAAGCCTGTGTCGGCCTATGCTTTGTTCTTCAGGGATACACAGGCAGCTATTAAGGGACAGAATCCCAACGCTACATTCGGAGAGGTTTCTAAGATTGTGGCCTCCATGTGGGACAGTCTTGGGGAAGAGCAGAAACAG GTTTATAAAAGGAAAAATGAAGCAGCAAAGAAGGACTACTTGAAAGCGTTGGCGGAGTACAGAGCCAGCCAGGTTTCTGAG GGCCCTATTGAAGTCATGGATACTGCCCCGTCGCCTCCACCCCCAGCTCCCGCTCCCACTATCACAGCCACTCCCACCATCCCAGCTGCTCGCCCCACCAGATCCCAGCACTACAACCCTGAGGAGAACACCATCACCAACATCTGTACCTCCAACATCATCCTGGACCTGCCTCAAGTCACCACTCGTTCCCGCACTGGCGCCATCAAACCCCAGCCTCTGCCCCCGGCCACCCCTCCGAACCCCCCCACCGTCACCAAGATCATCATTAAGCACACGCAGCTGCCCTCTGGTGCCGTGTCCATCACAGCGACGCCCGCCACCTCGCCGCGGCAGCCGCCGCccctgcagcagatgcagagcaCGCCGCCCCCACCTCGACTGCAGCAGATGGTCCATGCCCAGGCTCCTCCACCCCTGCAGGCCAAGCCTCGAGGCGGAGGTGCTGCTGCCGCCACGGCGCCGCCTCCGCTGCAGATCAAAGTTGTCCCGTCTTCGCGGCAGTCGGATTCAAGCGCACCGGTGATTGTAACGATGGGTGAAAAGCCTTCACTTGTTTCCTCATCTTCTGGTGTGACATTGGGAGTTGGAGAGGCCGCTGCCGtgggcggaggagaggaggtggaggaaggg ATGGAGGTAGAGGTAAATGTGACCCCCGGCCCGAGTGTGACCCCATCGGCCAGTCCGAACATCTGCATGCGTGCCGGCTGCAACAACCCTGCTGTGGAGAGCAAAGACTGGGACAAGGAGTACTGTAGTAATGAGTGTGTCGCCACACACTGCAG GGACGTGTTCATGGCCTGGTGTGCAATCAGAGGACAAAACTCCACCACTGTCACATAG
- the tox4b gene encoding TOX high mobility group box family member 4b isoform X1, translating into MDLNFYSDLTDGTGQHGGDPEFLDPQSFNGFDSDNKFPGGSDNYLTITGSSHPFLSSSETFHTPSLGDEEFEIPPISLDPDSALTVSDVVSHFGELSDTGHSDSVVVPRNSVVEGNDPSFASPFVTTPSQGLEHLSLGVMNTSGGSTLLASSLGMDLGHPISSQFSSSSPVTIDVPLGDMGQGLLGSNQLTTIDQSELSTQLGLGLGGGNMLQRPPSPEHPLSATASPTSSLQDDDMDDFRRSVLVESPVSLAVSPGVISLDTSLPDSPISTQSSSVSPAIGRKGGAGGGKKAKKKRDPNEPQKPVSAYALFFRDTQAAIKGQNPNATFGEVSKIVASMWDSLGEEQKQVYKRKNEAAKKDYLKALAEYRASQVSEGPIEVMDTAPSPPPPAPAPTITATPTIPAARPTRSQHYNPEENTITNICTSNIILDLPQVTTRSRTGAIKPQPLPPATPPNPPTVTKIIIKHTQLPSGAVSITATPATSPRQPPPLQQMQSTPPPPRLQQMVHAQAPPPLQAKPRGGGAAAATAPPPLQIKVVPSSRQSDSSAPVIVTMGEKPSLVSSSSGVTLGVGEAAAVGGGEEVEEGMEVEVNVTPGPSVTPSASPNICMRAGCNNPAVESKDWDKEYCSNECVATHCRDVFMAWCAIRGQNSTTVT; encoded by the exons ATGGATCTGAATTTTTATTCGGACTTAACGGACGGCACCGGGCAGCACGGCGGCGATCCAGAGTTCTTGGATCCGCAGTCCTTCAACGGGTTCGACTCTGACAACAAG ttCCCTGGAGGCAGTGACAACTACCTGACTATTACTGGGTCCAGCCATCCCTTCCTCTCGTCTTCAGAG ACCTTCCACACTCCCAGCCTTGgagatgaggagtttgaaatcCCTCCCATCTCTCTGGATCCAGACTCGGCCCTCACCGTGTCGGACGTTGTGTCCCATTTTGGGGAGCTGTCGGACACGGGGCACTCCGACAGCGTGGTGGTACCTAGGAACTCTGTGGTGGAAGGGAATGACCCCTCCTTCGCCTCCCCTTTCGTCACCACCCCCTCGCAGGGGTTGGAGCACCTGAGTCTGGGAGTCATGAACACGTCGGGGGGGAGTACGCTGCTGGCATCATCGCTGGGAATG GATCTCGGCCATCCCATCAGCTCtcagttcagcagctcctccccgGTGACCATCGACGTCCCGCTGGGTGACATGGGTCAGGGTTTGCTGGGGTCCAACCAGCTGACCACTATCGACCAGTCAGAGCTCAGCACCCAACTGGGGCTTGGCCTCGGCGGCGGGAACATGCTGCAGCGCCCTCCGTCGCCCGAGCACCCTCTGTCGGCCACGGCGTCGCCCACCAGCTCGCTCCAGGACGACGACATGGATGATTTTAGAAGG AGTGTCCTAGTTGAATCTCCAGTTTCTCTGGCTGTCTCTCCTGGAGTCATCTCCCTCGACACATCCCTGCCCGACTCCCCGATCTCCACCCAGTCGTCCAGTGTCTCACCAGCTAttgggaggaaaggaggagcaggaggagggaagaaggcgaagaagaagagagacCCCAACGAGCCTCAAAAGCCTGTGTCGGCCTATGCTTTGTTCTTCAGGGATACACAGGCAGCTATTAAGGGACAGAATCCCAACGCTACATTCGGAGAGGTTTCTAAGATTGTGGCCTCCATGTGGGACAGTCTTGGGGAAGAGCAGAAACAG GTTTATAAAAGGAAAAATGAAGCAGCAAAGAAGGACTACTTGAAAGCGTTGGCGGAGTACAGAGCCAGCCAGGTTTCTGAG GGCCCTATTGAAGTCATGGATACTGCCCCGTCGCCTCCACCCCCAGCTCCCGCTCCCACTATCACAGCCACTCCCACCATCCCAGCTGCTCGCCCCACCAGATCCCAGCACTACAACCCTGAGGAGAACACCATCACCAACATCTGTACCTCCAACATCATCCTGGACCTGCCTCAAGTCACCACTCGTTCCCGCACTGGCGCCATCAAACCCCAGCCTCTGCCCCCGGCCACCCCTCCGAACCCCCCCACCGTCACCAAGATCATCATTAAGCACACGCAGCTGCCCTCTGGTGCCGTGTCCATCACAGCGACGCCCGCCACCTCGCCGCGGCAGCCGCCGCccctgcagcagatgcagagcaCGCCGCCCCCACCTCGACTGCAGCAGATGGTCCATGCCCAGGCTCCTCCACCCCTGCAGGCCAAGCCTCGAGGCGGAGGTGCTGCTGCCGCCACGGCGCCGCCTCCGCTGCAGATCAAAGTTGTCCCGTCTTCGCGGCAGTCGGATTCAAGCGCACCGGTGATTGTAACGATGGGTGAAAAGCCTTCACTTGTTTCCTCATCTTCTGGTGTGACATTGGGAGTTGGAGAGGCCGCTGCCGtgggcggaggagaggaggtggaggaaggg ATGGAGGTAGAGGTAAATGTGACCCCCGGCCCGAGTGTGACCCCATCGGCCAGTCCGAACATCTGCATGCGTGCCGGCTGCAACAACCCTGCTGTGGAGAGCAAAGACTGGGACAAGGAGTACTGTAGTAATGAGTGTGTCGCCACACACTGCAG GGACGTGTTCATGGCCTGGTGTGCAATCAGAGGACAAAACTCCACCACTGTCACATAG